One region of Vibrio cidicii genomic DNA includes:
- a CDS encoding sigma-54 dependent transcriptional regulator produces the protein MQNRIYLVDDEPHIRDSVSQALMIEGLEVRTFPNAVEALKLIDSGEPAVVITDIHMPVMNGLAFLAQLLERNAHFQVIVLTGYGDVKTAVQAMKSGAYDFLEKPFSSDSLLKSIRNAQDKLALLQENVWLKKELDMQTHAGSKLIGHSQAMVQIRRALISANPEKPLILLGDSGTGKRLCAQFFYDIHNRAEGELVPISGFYFSDMPADEIQSKLARLLEQHKHGTLYINDGEVLKPSQWQALVSVPLNGTRLVCSTQALPTALQGEIDSVSLPPLDARKEDIPALYKHFVRNACSRYQVQPPRITAAELDAIQQQSWPENIRQLRQFAELRALKAQQFVSWQDVEQLNQGEAQSMAQRMDYFEYTLLFDALQRHGGRLKDVQHELQISRKTLYDKLKKHQLDKSQFKEP, from the coding sequence ATGCAAAACCGAATTTACCTCGTCGATGACGAACCACACATCCGCGATTCAGTCAGCCAAGCCCTGATGATAGAAGGCCTTGAAGTGCGAACCTTCCCCAACGCCGTAGAAGCGCTCAAACTGATCGATAGCGGCGAGCCTGCGGTTGTGATCACCGATATTCATATGCCAGTAATGAATGGCTTAGCCTTCCTCGCTCAGTTGCTTGAGCGCAACGCGCATTTTCAGGTGATCGTCTTAACTGGCTATGGCGATGTGAAAACCGCCGTGCAAGCGATGAAAAGCGGTGCGTACGATTTTCTCGAAAAACCCTTTTCCAGCGATAGTCTGCTGAAATCGATCCGCAATGCACAAGATAAGCTGGCGCTGCTGCAAGAAAACGTCTGGCTGAAAAAGGAGCTCGACATGCAGACTCATGCCGGTTCCAAACTGATTGGCCATTCACAAGCCATGGTGCAGATTCGCCGCGCTTTGATCAGTGCCAATCCCGAAAAACCGCTGATTTTGCTGGGTGACAGTGGCACGGGGAAGCGGCTGTGTGCGCAGTTTTTCTACGATATTCACAACCGCGCTGAAGGCGAACTGGTCCCCATTTCCGGTTTTTACTTTAGCGATATGCCCGCAGACGAGATACAGAGCAAGCTTGCTCGCCTGCTGGAACAACATAAACACGGCACTTTGTATATTAATGATGGCGAAGTGCTCAAACCATCTCAATGGCAAGCACTGGTTTCTGTGCCCCTAAACGGCACCCGCTTGGTCTGTTCAACGCAAGCACTGCCAACCGCGTTGCAAGGCGAAATTGATAGCGTGTCACTGCCGCCGTTGGATGCGCGCAAAGAGGACATTCCGGCGCTGTACAAACACTTTGTGCGCAATGCTTGCAGCCGCTATCAAGTGCAACCTCCACGTATCACCGCCGCTGAGCTAGACGCCATCCAACAGCAATCATGGCCAGAAAATATTCGCCAGTTGCGTCAGTTTGCCGAACTGCGGGCACTGAAAGCGCAGCAGTTTGTCTCTTGGCAAGATGTCGAACAGCTCAACCAAGGCGAAGCGCAAAGCATGGCCCAACGTATGGATTACTTCGAATACACCTTGCTGTTTGACGCTCTGCAACGGCACGGTGGGCGGTTAAAAGACGTGCAACACGAATTACAGATATCGCGTAAAACGCTGTATGATAAGCTTAAAAAGCATCAGCTAGATAAATCTCAATTTAAAGAACCGTAA
- a CDS encoding ATP-binding protein, translating to MSVSNRPSLRRFVLLASLLGVAGLLVTHFSASQYLEKKWANTLKNYSERATQQIASELAKFEQIPKLLSHDPRLAAYLTEQGDQSTLNRLLADWSQQTLADTIYLHDRNGLVLGSSNYQQDDTFVGENFSFRPYFMTAIQGEIARYVALGIRSNKRGYFYSAPIWHAGDILGVITVKVSLEALEETIEPERADIMVLDENQVAFLSNHPRWRYTALAPIDEQRIAQIVQNQQYGLQAPAVHPDIQLPLHLGPEAAALMAARYQVFISASNENGFRVVTLAPHQQRILAALQADTIFLLIFGLITLIAFAWRQTLTNKQQLARLNADLEQKVTQRTEVLSQANSQLQQTIIQYEKSQQELKQTQQELTQAAKLALLGELSASINHEINQPLAALRTYTENSQKLLAMDKIELVKGNLEQMLELNQTIHEVIARLKVFTRKSTTDDRRYCANLHDSVHNATRILSNKLIKSGVTLKVEPILTPLAANIHHVELEQVLINLIHNAAQAMDGQADAQIVVQSHHDSDWCQLSVADNGPGVETQKLAHLFDPFYTTKPEGLGLGLTISRRIIESYQGSLEVQARSPQGMRFTIRLPRLLPTQE from the coding sequence GTGTCCGTTTCTAATCGTCCATCGCTGCGTCGCTTTGTCTTACTCGCTAGCCTACTTGGTGTTGCCGGCCTTTTGGTCACCCATTTTTCTGCCTCGCAGTATCTGGAGAAAAAATGGGCTAACACTCTGAAGAACTACTCGGAAAGAGCCACCCAGCAGATCGCCTCGGAGCTGGCGAAATTTGAACAGATCCCCAAGCTGCTCAGCCACGATCCTCGCCTAGCGGCCTACCTCACGGAGCAAGGCGATCAAAGCACACTCAATCGCTTGCTAGCCGATTGGTCACAGCAGACCTTGGCCGATACCATCTATCTGCACGATCGAAACGGTTTGGTGCTGGGGTCGAGTAACTACCAACAAGACGACACCTTTGTCGGTGAAAACTTCTCTTTTCGTCCTTACTTTATGACCGCCATTCAGGGCGAGATCGCCCGCTACGTTGCTTTAGGTATTCGCTCCAACAAACGCGGCTATTTTTACTCTGCGCCGATTTGGCACGCCGGTGACATTCTTGGCGTAATTACCGTGAAAGTGAGTTTGGAAGCGCTTGAAGAGACCATCGAGCCAGAGCGGGCAGACATCATGGTGTTGGATGAGAACCAAGTGGCGTTTCTGAGCAATCATCCGCGTTGGCGCTACACAGCCCTCGCACCGATTGATGAGCAACGTATCGCGCAAATCGTGCAAAATCAGCAATATGGCCTGCAAGCGCCTGCAGTGCACCCCGATATTCAACTGCCGCTGCATCTCGGTCCTGAAGCGGCCGCCTTGATGGCGGCACGCTACCAAGTGTTCATTTCGGCCAGCAACGAAAACGGTTTTCGTGTGGTCACGCTCGCACCGCATCAGCAACGTATTCTCGCTGCGCTACAAGCCGACACCATCTTCTTATTGATTTTCGGTTTAATTACCCTGATCGCCTTTGCTTGGCGTCAAACCCTAACTAATAAGCAGCAGCTCGCCAGGCTCAATGCCGATCTTGAACAGAAAGTGACTCAGCGCACCGAAGTACTCAGCCAAGCGAATAGCCAATTGCAGCAAACCATCATTCAGTATGAAAAAAGCCAGCAAGAGCTCAAACAGACACAACAAGAACTAACGCAAGCGGCAAAATTGGCGCTGCTTGGTGAGCTCTCGGCCAGCATCAATCATGAAATTAACCAACCGCTTGCGGCGCTACGTACTTACACTGAAAACAGCCAAAAGCTGCTGGCGATGGACAAAATTGAGCTGGTTAAAGGCAACCTTGAACAGATGCTGGAGCTCAATCAAACCATCCATGAGGTGATTGCGCGCCTGAAAGTATTTACCCGTAAATCCACCACCGATGATCGGCGCTATTGCGCCAATCTGCACGATTCGGTGCACAATGCCACGCGAATTTTAAGCAATAAACTGATCAAATCAGGCGTCACCCTCAAAGTCGAGCCCATTTTGACCCCACTCGCCGCCAACATTCACCATGTCGAGCTCGAACAGGTGCTGATCAATCTTATCCATAACGCCGCACAAGCGATGGATGGGCAGGCCGACGCACAAATCGTTGTCCAGAGTCACCATGATAGTGATTGGTGCCAACTCAGTGTTGCGGACAACGGACCGGGCGTAGAGACACAAAAACTCGCTCACTTGTTTGACCCTTTTTATACCACCAAGCCTGAAGGATTAGGGCTGGGTTTAACCATTTCCCGGCGTATCATCGAGAGCTATCAAGGCTCGCTTGAGGTACAAGCGCGCTCGCCGCAGGGCATGCGTTTTACCATCCGTCTCCCACGTCTCTTGCCGACACAAGAATAA
- the pdxH gene encoding pyridoxamine 5'-phosphate oxidase — protein MELADIRREYTKGGLRRKDLKENPIDQFNLWLEQAIRANLSDPTAMTVATVDENGMPFQRIVLLKSVDENGFVFYTNLGSRKAQHLEHNSKISLHFPWHPLERQVHITGTAEKLTAMENLKYFTSRPKESQLAAIASRQSSRISARGVLEGKFLELKQKFANGDIPVPSFWGGFRVKPQSVEFWQGGEHRLHDRFLFSQTEGEWQIDRLAP, from the coding sequence ATGGAACTTGCTGATATTCGCCGTGAATACACCAAAGGTGGTTTACGCCGCAAAGATTTGAAAGAAAATCCGATTGACCAGTTTAATCTTTGGCTGGAGCAGGCGATTCGTGCCAACTTAAGCGATCCCACTGCGATGACAGTGGCTACAGTTGATGAAAATGGCATGCCTTTTCAACGAATCGTACTGTTGAAAAGTGTCGATGAAAATGGCTTTGTCTTTTACACCAATTTAGGCAGCCGCAAAGCGCAGCATTTAGAGCACAACAGCAAAATCAGTCTGCATTTTCCCTGGCATCCACTCGAGCGACAAGTGCACATTACCGGTACGGCGGAGAAGTTGACGGCGATGGAAAACCTGAAATATTTCACCTCGCGACCCAAAGAGAGCCAACTGGCGGCGATTGCCAGCCGTCAGAGTAGCCGAATTTCAGCGCGTGGTGTGTTGGAAGGGAAGTTCCTTGAGCTAAAACAGAAGTTCGCTAACGGTGATATTCCTGTGCCCAGCTTCTGGGGCGGTTTTCGTGTTAAGCCGCAAAGCGTGGAGTTTTGGCAAGGGGGCGAGCATCGTCTGCACGATCGCTTCCTGTTTAGCCAAACTGAAGGCGAGTGGCAAATCGATCGTCTCGCTCCTTAA
- a CDS encoding helix-turn-helix transcriptional regulator, whose product MTISFTSVEQSLFHQLPGCWGCKDKDSVFRYANHHYAQLIGHRKAEDCIGLTDFQMPSPTTECAAEFQRQDKYVMETGRTLKILDIHPYPDGHWHAHIFTKSPWRNAEGEVQGTIFYGQELTDTAVLEVGYWVCRATGLHQDTRSNFRFDESVSVPKNLTAREQETLFLLLYGRKPQYIAKIMGISIKTVEGHVARLRTKFAANSKNQLIDKALEAGFGSMIPESLLQTQLSVVLNGDQL is encoded by the coding sequence GTGACGATTTCATTTACTTCTGTCGAACAATCTCTTTTTCATCAGTTACCCGGCTGTTGGGGCTGCAAAGATAAAGACTCCGTATTTCGTTACGCCAATCACCACTACGCGCAGTTAATCGGCCATCGCAAAGCAGAAGATTGCATTGGCCTCACCGATTTCCAGATGCCCAGCCCAACCACTGAATGCGCCGCAGAGTTCCAACGTCAAGATAAATACGTGATGGAAACGGGCCGCACGCTGAAGATCCTCGACATTCATCCTTATCCTGATGGTCACTGGCACGCGCACATCTTCACTAAATCTCCTTGGCGTAACGCGGAAGGGGAAGTACAAGGCACTATTTTTTATGGGCAAGAGCTGACCGACACAGCGGTGCTGGAAGTGGGTTACTGGGTGTGCCGCGCTACGGGGCTGCATCAAGATACACGCAGCAATTTTCGCTTCGATGAATCGGTCAGCGTACCGAAGAATTTAACCGCGCGAGAGCAGGAGACGCTGTTTTTGTTGCTTTACGGCCGCAAGCCACAGTACATCGCGAAAATTATGGGCATTTCCATTAAGACCGTTGAAGGGCATGTGGCGAGGTTGCGCACGAAATTTGCGGCCAATAGTAAAAATCAGCTGATTGATAAAGCGTTAGAGGCAGGATTTGGATCGATGATCCCGGAGAGTTTGTTGCAAACGCAGCTTTCGGTAGTACTCAACGGCGACCAACTGTGA
- the putA gene encoding bifunctional proline dehydrogenase/L-glutamate gamma-semialdehyde dehydrogenase PutA — MFTATDVLKPEFVQQPLDTLWSLISPLYMVDESQWLQQLLPLATPSAEEKAAIAKSTTQLIEAIRADKKSIQLIDALLLEYSLDTQEGILLMCLAEALMRIPDSATADALIKDKLSVADWKSHLKNSESVFVNASTWGLMLTGKVIGLADEDTSSPTQAVNRLVNKLSEPVIRKAMYQAMKIMGHQFVRGRTIEEAQKNGRPMRDKGFTYSFDMLGEAALTTADANKYFKDYLMAIESVGRESYGNNTSPAPSVSIKLSALHPRYEVANEARVMSELYTTLEQLLKRAVELDVAITIDAEEADRLELSLKLFAKLYRSETVKGWGKFGLVVQAYSKRALPVLVWLNALAKEQGDLIPLRLVKGAYWDSEVKWSQQRGYENYPVYTRKEATDVAYLACARFLLSENVRGNIFPQFASHNAQTVSSIAVMAQHKDFEFQRLHGMGDSLYNHVMDKYRQPVRIYAPVGSHKDLLPYLVRRLLENGANSSFVHRLVDARCPISELTKHPVEALTSFATLNNTKIPLPSAIFPERKNSYGVNVDIESEAKPFEAQVESFLAKQWIAGPVINGQSLAESMIKDGQAESVTAPYDRRIEVGKIAFASLDHVSAAIEGAQQAFSGWQTTPLAEKARCLDSLADLMEANLAELVALCHQEAGKTLHDSIDEVREAVDFCRYYAKQAQNLQPFELQGFDGVKRIASREGLGVFVCISPWNFPLAIFLGQISAALVAGNTVVAKPAEQTSLIAARAVELMQQAGFPAGVIQLIPGRGADIGSALTSHPAIAGVAFTGSTATAQRINVTLAQREAKPVPFIAETGGQNAMIVDSTALPEQVVRDVIRSAFASAGQRCSALRVLFVQQDIADRVISLIQGAMNELSVGLPYLHKTDVGPVIDNKAKEKLRAHLTQMSATQKKVAQLTLDDVCQHGDFIEPSAFEIEGIHVLQEEQFGPILHIVRFKASELTKVVEQINQTGFGLTMGIHSRNETTYRWIEKHARVGNCYINRDQVGAVVGVQPFGGQGLSGTGPKAGGPHYLYRFTQIQFKPTENA, encoded by the coding sequence ATGTTTACAGCGACAGATGTGTTGAAACCGGAGTTTGTCCAGCAGCCGCTTGATACGCTTTGGTCATTGATCTCCCCATTGTATATGGTGGACGAATCTCAATGGCTACAGCAGCTCCTGCCACTGGCGACCCCTTCAGCGGAAGAAAAAGCGGCGATTGCCAAAAGCACCACGCAACTGATAGAAGCGATTCGCGCTGATAAGAAATCGATCCAATTGATCGATGCCCTTTTGCTGGAGTACAGCTTAGATACTCAGGAAGGGATCTTGTTGATGTGTCTGGCTGAGGCGCTGATGCGAATTCCGGACTCGGCCACCGCCGATGCCTTGATCAAAGACAAACTCAGTGTGGCCGATTGGAAATCTCACCTAAAGAACTCGGAGTCGGTGTTCGTCAACGCCTCCACTTGGGGATTGATGCTGACGGGCAAAGTGATCGGTCTTGCGGATGAAGATACCAGCAGCCCAACGCAAGCGGTGAATCGTTTGGTCAACAAGCTCTCTGAGCCAGTGATCCGCAAAGCGATGTATCAGGCGATGAAGATCATGGGCCACCAATTTGTCCGTGGTCGCACCATCGAAGAGGCGCAGAAAAACGGTCGCCCAATGCGTGATAAAGGCTTCACTTACTCATTTGACATGTTGGGTGAAGCGGCGCTGACCACGGCCGATGCCAATAAATACTTCAAAGATTACCTGATGGCGATTGAGTCGGTGGGCCGTGAAAGCTATGGCAACAACACCAGCCCTGCGCCGTCGGTGTCGATCAAGCTTTCTGCGCTGCACCCACGCTATGAAGTGGCCAACGAAGCACGTGTGATGAGCGAGCTTTATACCACGCTTGAACAGCTGCTTAAGCGTGCGGTTGAATTGGATGTCGCCATCACCATTGATGCAGAAGAAGCGGATCGCCTAGAACTGTCGCTTAAGCTGTTTGCCAAACTCTACCGCAGCGAAACGGTTAAAGGGTGGGGTAAGTTTGGCCTCGTCGTTCAGGCGTATTCCAAACGTGCGCTGCCTGTTTTGGTGTGGCTCAACGCACTGGCCAAAGAACAGGGCGATTTGATCCCGCTGCGTTTGGTAAAAGGCGCTTACTGGGATAGCGAAGTGAAATGGTCGCAGCAGCGCGGCTATGAGAACTATCCAGTCTATACCCGCAAAGAAGCGACCGATGTGGCTTACCTTGCTTGTGCTCGTTTCCTCTTAAGCGAGAACGTGCGTGGCAACATCTTCCCTCAATTTGCCAGCCACAACGCGCAAACCGTCTCGTCGATTGCCGTGATGGCGCAACACAAAGATTTTGAGTTCCAACGTCTACATGGCATGGGTGATTCGCTTTACAACCATGTGATGGACAAATATCGTCAGCCCGTGCGCATTTATGCGCCAGTCGGTAGCCACAAAGATCTGCTGCCCTATTTGGTTCGTCGCTTGCTGGAAAATGGCGCCAACAGCTCGTTTGTACACCGTTTGGTTGACGCACGCTGCCCAATTTCTGAGCTAACCAAACATCCAGTTGAAGCCTTGACTTCCTTTGCAACCCTCAACAATACCAAGATCCCACTGCCGAGTGCGATTTTCCCAGAGCGTAAAAACTCCTATGGCGTGAACGTCGATATTGAAAGCGAAGCCAAGCCGTTTGAAGCGCAGGTTGAGTCGTTTTTAGCCAAGCAGTGGATTGCTGGCCCTGTGATCAATGGTCAGTCTCTGGCTGAAAGCATGATCAAGGATGGGCAAGCGGAAAGCGTGACCGCACCTTATGATCGTCGCATCGAAGTTGGCAAGATCGCCTTTGCGTCACTTGATCATGTTTCCGCCGCGATTGAGGGAGCGCAACAAGCGTTTTCCGGTTGGCAAACCACCCCACTGGCGGAGAAAGCACGTTGCTTGGACTCGCTGGCGGATCTCATGGAAGCCAATCTGGCCGAGCTGGTGGCCCTGTGCCATCAAGAAGCGGGTAAAACGCTCCACGACAGCATCGATGAAGTGCGTGAAGCGGTCGATTTCTGTCGTTACTACGCCAAGCAAGCGCAAAACCTGCAACCTTTCGAGTTGCAAGGTTTTGATGGCGTGAAGCGCATCGCCAGTCGTGAAGGCTTGGGGGTGTTTGTTTGTATCAGCCCGTGGAACTTCCCGCTGGCGATCTTCTTAGGGCAAATTTCCGCCGCCTTGGTGGCTGGTAATACCGTTGTCGCTAAACCCGCTGAGCAAACTAGCCTTATCGCAGCGCGTGCGGTGGAATTAATGCAGCAAGCGGGGTTCCCTGCCGGTGTTATTCAATTGATCCCCGGCCGCGGCGCGGATATCGGCTCGGCGCTGACGTCTCATCCTGCGATTGCGGGAGTCGCCTTTACCGGTTCGACGGCGACCGCTCAGCGCATCAACGTGACCTTAGCACAACGTGAGGCCAAACCCGTGCCATTTATCGCAGAGACGGGTGGGCAGAACGCGATGATCGTCGACAGTACTGCGCTGCCAGAGCAAGTGGTGCGTGATGTGATCCGCTCTGCTTTCGCCTCGGCGGGACAGCGCTGCTCGGCGTTGCGCGTGCTGTTTGTGCAACAAGACATCGCTGATCGCGTTATTTCTCTCATCCAAGGGGCGATGAACGAGCTGAGCGTTGGTCTGCCTTATTTGCACAAAACCGATGTCGGCCCTGTGATCGATAACAAAGCGAAAGAGAAGCTACGTGCGCACTTGACACAGATGAGTGCCACGCAGAAGAAAGTGGCGCAATTGACGCTGGATGACGTCTGCCAGCATGGCGATTTTATCGAACCAAGTGCGTTTGAAATTGAAGGTATCCACGTGCTACAAGAAGAGCAGTTTGGCCCTATTCTGCACATCGTGCGTTTCAAAGCGTCTGAGCTGACGAAAGTGGTTGAGCAGATCAATCAGACAGGTTTTGGCTTGACCATGGGGATACACAGTCGTAACGAGACCACCTATCGCTGGATAGAGAAACACGCGCGAGTCGGCAACTGCTATATCAACCGTGACCAAGTCGGTGCGGTGGTGGGCGTACAACCGTTTGGCGGCCAAGGGTTGTCTGGCACTGGGCCGAAAGCGGGTGGCCCACACTATTTATATCGCTTTACCCAGATCCAATTCAAACCAACTGAGAAC